AGaagaaaatatgaataaattgtagAATGCTATATAAGGAAAAGTAAAATTGAACCTAGATTGTAACTGCTTTGACTTACCAATAGTATTAAAGGACAACAAAAAAGAACGTATCTCCCAGGCGTCTCTGAATGTGCATTTAATAGACAATTATAAAAGGcttcaaaaacaaaatcaagATATCTCTATCTGGCTACTGGACATAAATCCTTTGGTAGATTTTGATTAAACAGCAAAACAAGAAAATTTGATCATCAAAAGGTAAAAAGACTCGGAATCTAAGATTGACCTTCTATTCTGCTAAAAAATGGACTTCAATAGAAATTGTTCAAACCCCCAAAGAAAACTAGGAAAGGAAAGGAATTTACAACAACAGTGACAGCTGGAAGGTACTGCTTGCCATTCTGAGGAGAATAGGACATAACaagttataaaaaataaagaacagtTTAAAACTGTTGTGTCTTATCTATATTGTGATGTGATTACCTCGGATGCTCAGACAAATCCTATATGCCCAAGCAGCCAGATAAAAAGTTATGTTGAAAATCAGTTACCAAGTAAATGCTTATACATCCATGTCCAAAAACCATGACTACGCATTTGCCAAGTCATAACTAAACTGGTTCTTTAATTGTTGATCCAATGTGCCAAGTATACTATAAATAAAGCTTCTCTCAGGGTGCGAAGAATCTCCAGCTATGAAAGCATTCCTAGTCCCCTCAATTTCAATCCAACTGCATCCAGCCGGTTTTTTAACATCTCTGGTCCTCATCAGTCTTCTTACCTCCATCACCTTATCCCATCTAGCCTCTGCTGCATATAAGTTTGACATCACAACATAGTTCCCTATATTATCAGCTTCAAGTTCAAACAAACGATCCGCCGCAATGCGTCCTAATACTACCTTCTGATGGGTCTTGCAGGCCCCAAGCAGTGTTCCCCATAGTTTTGCATTAGCATCAAAAGGCATGCTGTTCACAAAAGAGAAGGCCTCATCAACTCGGCCACCTCGAGCAAGTAGGTCGATCACACAAGCATATTGTTCCATTGTTGGTTTCATCCCATGAACATCCTCGATAGAATAAAATATCTCTAATCCTTCACTCATCAGTCCTGCATGACTGCACGCGGACAAAACAGTAGTAATGATAACATGATCTGGTTTCGCGCCTATATCTAACATATCGGAGAAGATACTGAGTGCCTCCTTTCCCATACCATGCATTGCAAACCCACCAATCATAGCTGTAAACATGACCAAATCTTTCTTGGGGTTCGACTGATAAATCGTATAAGCAGAGTCTATCCCGCCACATTTTGCATACACATCTAGCAGAGCTCCCGTTAAGTGCAAATCATCGAAACAACATCTCACAATATATCCATGACACTGCCTCACAAAGTGAACTGAGGCCATCTGAGCACATACCGGAATAAGGCTCATGATAGATATGGCATCAGGTCTCATTCCTTGAGCTTGCAACTCGGAGAACAAATAAAGAGCTTGATCAGGACAATCATTTTCAGCATAAACTCGAACCATCAGATTCCAAGTTGTGAGATCTGTTTCAGACATCTTTTTAAATATCATATACGCGTCGTCATGTGATCCACAGTTTACATAACTTGATATCATTGAATTGTATGATACCAAATTCGTTTTGTCTGATAAACTCTTGAAAACCTTAGAAGCATACTCTACATTACCACATTTAGCATATGCATCAAGTATAGCATTTCCTACAGTAGGCTGAATATTATCTAGAAAATAACCAGCCCTAATTGAATATCCATGAGATTctttaatattttctattttcgAAACATTAATGCTGTAACGAATAACAGTCAAAATGGTAATGGAGTCTGGCCTCATTCCTTCTGAAAACATCTTTGCTAATAGTTTAAGAAACTCATCACAACATTTATTCTCAGCATAAGCGTCAAGCATGGTATTCCACGATATCAAATCTCTCCTTGACATCAACGAAAATATTTGTGATGCCACAACTACTTCATTGCATTTTGCATATAAGTTTATCATGGCATTTTCCACTGATATGTCCTCGTCAGGTATGATTAAATGTCGAAAAATATATCCATGGATTGCTTTCGTAATCTGTGTGTTTCGGAAGTGTGCGCATGCAGGAATAATGCTGACAATAGTTACTGAATCTGGCTTGATTAAATCCGAATTTAGTAACCTACGAAACGAATCCAGTGCTTTCAACCACTCACCATTTGAAGTATAGCCTGCGATAATTGAATTCCATGAAACCAAATCTCTTGATTTCATCTGTTGGAACAAATACTCAGCTTCTTTCATCTTTCCAAGTCTTAAATAAAAGCTTACCAAGGAATTGCAAACGAAAACATCTCCTACTAATTCAGTTCGCTGCAGCACATAACAATGGATTTCTCTCCCTAAAAGAGAAGCAACCCTTTTATCTAAAAAAGCAAATGCAGGCAAGATAGTAGCGATCGTTACATAATTTGGTTCGGTTGGTCCTTTGAGCATCCAACTAAACAATTTGACGGAATCATGCATAAATCCATTGTCAGAAAACCCTGCTATCATGGCATTCCAAGAAATAACATCTTtttgactaatacttttaaatGCAGCATAGGCATCATAACAAACTAGTCCACATTTCGAGTACATAGATACAAGAACATTTCCTACAAGGTTATTCGATTCAAATCCCGATTTGATCACATAACAATGCAAACTCTTTCCAGCCACCACATCTCCTAAGCGAGCACATACCGGTAAAACAGTAGCAATTGTAATGGGATTAGGCTTATCCTCACCACCTAAACGAGTGAATGCACAGAATAACTTCATAACCTCATTGCTATGCCTTTGAGACCCTGAGAATCCAGAAATGACAATATTCCAAACAACAGGATCACGGTAAGTCATCAAACCGAATAGCCTCTTGCAATCATCAAGCTTGCCACACTTAGCATACATATTAAGCAGTCCTTTAAACACAAACTGGCAAGATACATACCCCTGCTTGACAACATAACCATGAAGAGCCTCCCCAAATCCGACAGCAAAAAGAGCAGTACACGATTTAAGAACAGCAGCAAGCGCGAGGTGATTAGGTTTATTACATCCAATTCGTAAATTCCCAATGAAATGGGATAAAGCATCACGATCAACGACAGAAAAGCTCCTGATTTTACTAGCCCCCATTTCttaaaacctaaacctagtgaaATCACATCCAAAATCATACATTTTCTTCTCTTACAGAACaagcacaacaacaacaacaataataacacAGCAATACTCTATTCAACAATAACTTCTAGTttattataacaaaattaagtttcaatttGGTTCAattataaattgtaattaattatatattttttaatgtattatattataataattttattacgaTATAGTAGTAAGAAttgtttattgttattgttgttacATTTGATACTTTTCTgtgttattatttctttttcggTCTCAAGTGTATTTTTAGATAGAATCTAAAGGTTCTACTGAAGTAGTAAGAGTTTACTAACCAGATATCGTGGGAGAAGAGAAAGAACCAGGAGATATCGAGAAGAAGAGACGATAGGAGAAGTACAGCGTAGGTACGACCAAGAGACTGACTGCTGCTTTCAATGGCGACGAGAGCGAAGAGAGAAATGGCGAGGTTGATGAGGAGAACTCCGGTGTATAATGCTCCGAGAGAACCAATCAAGGAACAACCaatctaaaaaaagaaaaacacaataatTGATTTAGAGTGAGGAATTGAATTGAAATGATTATATGATATGATATGAACCCTAATTGTACAGATATAGAGATGTAGATTGATACCTGAATGTAGATGAGGATAAGAGCGGAGGATTGAAGGCGGTCGTAATCACGAAGCCATGGCTGTAATCGATCAGTGAGAGAATGACAAAGCATTGTCTAATCTCTCAtctgtttctttcttttttgttttgtctttcaaatttaatttacaaACTAAAtaccatttatatatataattttcgaaTATTGTTGTTATTACTAGTAGAGCttttacattattatttataattattatttatatgagtGTCATTTTAGGaaccatatttttttaaaattattaaattaaattatatgaaattcatTAGTATCTTTTAAGTATTGTTATTGGATACTAGTGTGTAGTAATTTCTATAGACGACGTATTAGTTATTAGTTagtaatattttctaaaaattatttttaggaccaatacttaattacaccagcGATATAATACCGACAAGAGTACTAGACATCAATAATACTTTTTAACAATTctctattatttaatacatcTTCTAAAAATGATCTACTGATACACTTTTTATCTGTTTCGTTATTTAGGAAAAACTttaatccaattttttttttaaacatataattatgtatattatagttatttaagacattaaaattttgaaagatttataataagtcacaatataaaaaaaaatagtttttaaacaatttattttacatgcatataaaataaaaaaaattattggtgcaatcaaaattttaaaaaatattttaaataattacaatatacacaattataaaaaaaaaaaaatagactaaaatattcTTCTAAAAATAGATATTGATATAGTATTGtaaaatttttcattattattattattatataactcCATAACCATAACTAGCAGTCTATCACAAACCCATCACCAAATTTATGGATCTTTTATTGAAgaaatttattattgtttttggataaaattgatttatttatttattttttgactgGTTGgtccttttttatatattatatatatttgttttgacTTGGAAATATGGATGGACAGTGATCAACTACTctatatttgttttatatttatttatattatgtatatGTGAATAATAAGACAAAAATTGTcatattaaaaaatcaactactAAATAAACGATTGTTTGGTCTTTATATGTAGtgatattttgattgtatttattTCTTCTTGTTTTTCTGTCTACATACCATTACTTTGTTTTTGAAGGTAACACTACAATTTctcaatattattatatttaattaattaaataaatatttatatatttatttaaaaataaatacataaattttaagaaatttctgCAATAAactcttaaaaaaaatgatctAATA
This Cannabis sativa cultivar Pink pepper isolate KNU-18-1 chromosome 6, ASM2916894v1, whole genome shotgun sequence DNA region includes the following protein-coding sequences:
- the LOC115725696 gene encoding putative pentatricopeptide repeat-containing protein At5g08490; amino-acid sequence: MGASKIRSFSVVDRDALSHFIGNLRIGCNKPNHLALAAVLKSCTALFAVGFGEALHGYVVKQGYVSCQFVFKGLLNMYAKCGKLDDCKRLFGLMTYRDPVVWNIVISGFSGSQRHSNEVMKLFCAFTRLGGEDKPNPITIATVLPVCARLGDVVAGKSLHCYVIKSGFESNNLVGNVLVSMYSKCGLVCYDAYAAFKSISQKDVISWNAMIAGFSDNGFMHDSVKLFSWMLKGPTEPNYVTIATILPAFAFLDKRVASLLGREIHCYVLQRTELVGDVFVCNSLVSFYLRLGKMKEAEYLFQQMKSRDLVSWNSIIAGYTSNGEWLKALDSFRRLLNSDLIKPDSVTIVSIIPACAHFRNTQITKAIHGYIFRHLIIPDEDISVENAMINLYAKCNEVVVASQIFSLMSRRDLISWNTMLDAYAENKCCDEFLKLLAKMFSEGMRPDSITILTVIRYSINVSKIENIKESHGYSIRAGYFLDNIQPTVGNAILDAYAKCGNVEYASKVFKSLSDKTNLVSYNSMISSYVNCGSHDDAYMIFKKMSETDLTTWNLMVRVYAENDCPDQALYLFSELQAQGMRPDAISIMSLIPVCAQMASVHFVRQCHGYIVRCCFDDLHLTGALLDVYAKCGGIDSAYTIYQSNPKKDLVMFTAMIGGFAMHGMGKEALSIFSDMLDIGAKPDHVIITTVLSACSHAGLMSEGLEIFYSIEDVHGMKPTMEQYACVIDLLARGGRVDEAFSFVNSMPFDANAKLWGTLLGACKTHQKVVLGRIAADRLFELEADNIGNYVVMSNLYAAEARWDKVMEVRRLMRTRDVKKPAGCSWIEIEGTRNAFIAGDSSHPERSFIYSILGTLDQQLKNQFSYDLANA